The sequence below is a genomic window from Sulfuracidifex metallicus DSM 6482 = JCM 9184.
ATGACTGCTCTGGCAGCATTATCGTCGCTGAGCATCGTCAATACTATGTCACTGTCCTTAATTATATCCTCAAGTTTGTTGGCTTTTTTCACTCCAAATTCTTTTGAAAATTTCTCACTCTTATCTTGGCTTCTGTTATATACGACGTCAAGTTTACCTTCCTTAGCTAAGTTGGCACCTATTCTATATCCCATTATACCTAATCCTATGAGACCTACTCGCATATCTATAACTATTCTCCTTTCATGTATAAATCAGCTACTTTACTCAATCTACCGTGATATGCTACTAGATCTATGAAGAGAATTTGGGCTTTACTAACTTTTAGCTTCTCCATAACTTCAGAAGGCGAGTTAGCATCTATAAACACGTCGTAAATGTCTCCATAGACTTTCTCCCAACCTTCTTCAGGATCTGTAGAGAACACAGTAACCTTATACTTTTTCTTGGGCTTCATTGCAGCAATAACAGACAGATCCCTTCTTGTAATCTGCGACGATTTCTTTATGTAATATCCATCAATTTTTATGTTATCAATTTCGTCTGTAACTAAAGGATAATCAGTGAGAATTCTTACATCTGGTTGCTCTGAAACTGAATAAAAGATCTTCTTACCCATTTTATCAAATTCTGATGAAAGAGAATTCGGATAAGGCGAGTTCCAACTTGAAATCGGAACTCCTCTAGAAAGCCTATTAAAGAAATTCAATTGTTTCTTAGTGGTCTTAACTTTAAAGACCGACCTAGTAGAAACGTCATAAATAACTTCCCAATCAGGATCCTCCATGTTGGGTACGAGACCTCTCTCAGCCAGTACTTTACCTACTTCCCTCTTTATTTCATGTTTCATGCTT
It includes:
- a CDS encoding tRNA pseudouridine(54/55) synthase Pus10, coding for MKRCSETSNEIESKVIDLLRKYPLCDSCLGRCFGKLSYGLRNEERGKGLKTSIMLELDFMVKSHKLEELLSLKEIMFNMGHIAEGWFRLYFPKEEFQYRACYICNNEIDDMKKDFLKKAEEILRSGQIGSYVLGVKLSDSIRMLEDDLVVKESLEYYESMKHEIKREVGKVLAERGLVPNMEDPDWEVIYDVSTRSVFKVKTTKKQLNFFNRLSRGVPISSWNSPYPNSLSSEFDKMGKKIFYSVSEQPDVRILTDYPLVTDEIDNIKIDGYYIKKSSQITRRDLSVIAAMKPKKKYKVTVFSTDPEEGWEKVYGDIYDVFIDANSPSEVMEKLKVSKAQILFIDLVAYHGRLSKVADLYMKGE